CTGGAGCGCGCGGCCACCGAGCGCGGCCGCTCGCCGGAGCGCTGCGCGTTGGGCGCCCTCGGCCCGAGCCACGACCTGTGCCCCGTCGGCTGCTGCCCGGCCCGCGCCCCGCGCCCCGCCGCGGCGGGTGCCGACAGCCCCCACGCCTAGGGCCTGTCCGGCGGATCTTCGTGGGCGCGAGTGCGACCACCGGTACGAGGGCTGGGAGGTGCTCCCGGCGCCGCTCGCTGATCCATGAAGATCCGCCGACGGGTCCTGGCCGTCATCAGCAGTCCCGTCCGCGCAGGTCCCGCACACAGCGGAAAACGCACCGAGGAGCACCGTGAACGACGTGTCCGACGCCCCCCTGAAGGCCGAACTCCTGGCCGTGGCCCTGGAGGCCGCAGAGCGCGCCGCCGCTCTGCTGCGCGACGGCCGCCCGGCCGATCTCGGGGTGGCCGCGACCAAGACCAGCTCCATCGACGTCGTCACGGAGATGGACATCGCCTCCGAGAAGCTGATCACCGGCTTCCTCGCCGACCGGCGCCCGTACGACGGGGTGCTGGGCGAGGAGGGCGCCAGCAGCGAGGGCACCAGCGGGGTGCGCTGGGTCATCGACCCGCTCGACGGCACGGTCAACTATCTGTACGGCCTGCCCTCGTGGGCCGTGTCCATCGCCGCCGAGATCGACGGCGAGGCGGCCGTCGGCGTCGTCGCCGCCCCGATGCGCGGCGAGACGTACCGGGCGGTGCTCGGCGAGGGGGCCTTCGCCGGCGACCGCCGGCTGCGGGTGCGCCCCGCGCCGGCCCGCGACCAGGCACTGATCGGCACCGGCTTCGGCTACCTCACGGCCCGCCGGGCCGCCCAGGCGGAGGTGCTGCGGTCCCTCCTGCCGGAGGTCCGCGACATCCGGCGCGGGGGATCGGCGGCGATCGACCTGTGCGACGTGGCCTGCGGCCGGCTGGACGGGTACTACGAGCGCGGGCTCAACCCCTGGGACTACGCGGCGGGAGCCCTCATCGCCCGCGAGGCGGGCGCGCTGACGGGCGGCCGCCCCGGCGACCCGGCCTCCACGGAACTGACGGTGGCGGCCCCCCAGGGCCTCTTCGAGCCCCTCCAGGCCCGCCTGGAAGAGCTGGGCGCCTGGCACGACTAGCCCTCCGGGCGCGGCCAAGGCC
The window above is part of the Streptomyces syringium genome. Proteins encoded here:
- a CDS encoding inositol monophosphatase family protein — protein: MNDVSDAPLKAELLAVALEAAERAAALLRDGRPADLGVAATKTSSIDVVTEMDIASEKLITGFLADRRPYDGVLGEEGASSEGTSGVRWVIDPLDGTVNYLYGLPSWAVSIAAEIDGEAAVGVVAAPMRGETYRAVLGEGAFAGDRRLRVRPAPARDQALIGTGFGYLTARRAAQAEVLRSLLPEVRDIRRGGSAAIDLCDVACGRLDGYYERGLNPWDYAAGALIAREAGALTGGRPGDPASTELTVAAPQGLFEPLQARLEELGAWHD